GCCCCGCAGAAATGGGATCTTTGTGGCAATGAAACTAATTTTTTCATTCGCGACGTTACTAATGGTTCCGCGCTCTGTTTTCGCATTCAGCCTTCGACGCCCAGCAATACCCTTTGCTGAAAGCCACCGGCAACGTCGGTATCGGTACTTGGGCTCCAACATGCAAGCTGGACGTGGACGGCGATATCAGGGCCAGCGGCGGCCTGGTGGTGGGTTCAAGTCGGGATCTGAAGTTAGACATTGAAGAGCTGCAATCCGAGGACGCCCTGAAAACCTTGCTCGCGCTCAACCCGGTCAACTACCGTTACAAGGCCGATTTGCAGGAAAAGAGGGTCGGTTTTATCGCCGAGAAGGTGCCGGAGCTGGTCGCCATGAACGATCACCAGGGCCTGAGCACAATGGATATCGTCGCCGCCCTGACCAAGGTGGTGCAGGAGCAGCGGAAAAACATTGACAAGTTACGGCTTTAGACAGGTCTGGGCCGGGCGAAAACGGTGAGTCCTGCGGTCTTTGTGGAGGCCGCGCCGTTCTGAGCTTTCATGGCGGTGTTTGGTTGTCGCGGAAAGGCGCTCTGCTTTCGTTCTTTCGTGAAAACGCCGCCCGTCGACATTGATCAACATGGTCGATGAAACTGCTGTTTGCGGTTTTTGCAGGCTTTGCGGAAAGACTGCGGCCGGGTGAAGCGAGAATCTTGTGGGGCTTGTCCCGGATTTTGGGGGCCGGCTCGGAAGATAAATTGTGACTGAAACCTTGACTCAGAGGTAAATTGTGCGCGACCAGAACACCGCCGGATTCAGTCTGCTTAGCCGCCTGCAGAGCTTTCCCATTCCGCGGGCGGAAATCTCCGCCATCGCCGTCGCTCTGCCGGAGACCGAGATTGATAATCAGGCGCTTTCCGCGCTGCTGACCGCCCCGGATGAACTCAGGAAGAGGCTGCCGGGCATCATCGCCCGGACCACCGGTATTCACCGCCGGCGTTTTTCCGCCCCCGGCCAAGCGCCCTCTGATCTGGGTCTGCTGGCTGTCAGGAAGCTCCTGCGTGAGACCGGCACCCATAAGAATGAGATAGACACGCTGATTTTTGCCGGTACCGACCAGGATTGCCTGGAACCGGCCACCGCTAACATCCTGCAACATAAACTCGGCATTCGCACGGTCAATTCTTTCGACGTGAAAAACGCCTGCAATGGTTTTCTGCAGTCCCTCAACCTTGCCAACAGCCTGATTATCTCCGGAGCCGCCCGAAAAATCTGCATCTGTGTCGCCGAGCTTCCCAGCCATTGGTTCTGCCGGGTGCTTCATGGCAAGGAGGATCTTCGCTGTAAACTCGGTGGTCTGACCTTGGGTGACGGCGCGGCCGCGATAATGGTCGAACCGAGTCGGGGGTGCGCCGGAATCACGGAAATCAATCTTTTTGCCCAAGGGGCCCACTGGGAACTCTGCCATGTTCCCGAGGACCCGCACTGGCGCCGGAAAATTCCGTCGAGCATCAATGGCTGGTTTTATCTTGACCTCAGCAATCTGG
This portion of the Pseudomonadota bacterium genome encodes:
- a CDS encoding tail fiber domain-containing protein, producing the protein MFSHSAFDAQQYPLLKATGNVGIGTWAPTCKLDVDGDIRASGGLVVGSSRDLKLDIEELQSEDALKTLLALNPVNYRYKADLQEKRVGFIAEKVPELVAMNDHQGLSTMDIVAALTKVVQEQRKNIDKLRL
- a CDS encoding ketoacyl-ACP synthase III, producing MRDQNTAGFSLLSRLQSFPIPRAEISAIAVALPETEIDNQALSALLTAPDELRKRLPGIIARTTGIHRRRFSAPGQAPSDLGLLAVRKLLRETGTHKNEIDTLIFAGTDQDCLEPATANILQHKLGIRTVNSFDVKNACNGFLQSLNLANSLIISGAARKICICVAELPSHWFCRVLHGKEDLRCKLGGLTLGDGAAAIMVEPSRGCAGITEINLFAQGAHWELCHVPEDPHWRRKIPSSINGWFYLDLSNLARVVRPLSIKYFREYRSFRRRVHGETNFTGRLDKVIPHQISPHLIAEIVKIFREKMEKVAITADYLGNTAAAAIPITLSAQIECGNLGFGSGQEILLFGAASGLGMGHVRMTL